The following are from one region of the Actinoplanes sp. L3-i22 genome:
- a CDS encoding LamG-like jellyroll fold domain-containing protein → MPRSPWRPLLLAALLVLSVLVAPVGAQADAKAQAVTVHGLKGEYFRMSAPGARDFTDLGGISLDPNIDLSDLTGTFQSFLGRTENTTARWTGKLTAPATGDYTFYLIGDNGFRFYLDGQPVIDHWVGDWDVEQTSQTVHLTAGEAHDVRVEMFQDVGGANLFLRWSGAGLSKQIVPESAFTPPDGFQVFPASFEVGADGRKLVATFDAPVTASTTAAHLVIEADTTPMPISSIKASGTRLTVTLAEPIQAGQKVRVNYDGAGGLAVGGETVPQIIRSATNASTHRLTTPWGDKVDTRHPLPEYPRPQLTRDDWLNLNGPWEFAGATAGEQPVFGKKLGERIIVPFPVESQLSGIERRESHMFYRKLVTVPKGWKDRVKLNFGAVDYQAKVYVNGTLVTEHTGGYTAFTADITGALRGHGPQEILVEVTDLTGPDQPKGKQSLNPGGIVYTPSSGIWQTVWLEPVAAVAVDEIVTTPDLAANALHVTVKSASAKAGTKVTAVARDKKGRKVGTVTGVVGAELSLPIAKPHLWTPDDPYLYDLDVTLGRDSVGGYFGMRSIAVQKVAGFPKLVLNGKPIFSLATLDQGFFPDGLYTAPSDAALRFDLVETKKLGFNAVRKHIKVEPARWYRHADELGLLVWQDFVSADITGTAGQQAWFSQGREMMNQLHNSPSVIGWVVFNEGWGEWDRTTTGQLAEQVKAADPTRIVNAHSGVNCCSSKGDSGKGDVIDHHDYNNTDPAYPDATRVAMDGEHGGFTLRTPGHMWPGTPAVIYSGVADKAALTAKYVDNTERFYLEAAGAELSGSVYTQITDLETELNGLWTYDRRQIKVDPAAVRAVNQRVIAAGAAAALKPPPPGHGDWALDENTGTVAHDSGGASDLTLAGNATWAPGVSGSALKFDGDGDYADTTAPVVDTTGDYTITAWVTLDKLPGNYATVVSQDGRVTENPFYLQYGQGAFAFSTPGGNRARQVVTPDLNRWYQLAGVRDHATGEVRLYVDGKRVAATTAGPDVISTGPLSVGRAKYAGNKTDYWSGGIDQVHAFGRALTDAEIGSLYAAELH, encoded by the coding sequence ATGCCGCGATCGCCGTGGAGGCCGCTACTCCTGGCCGCCCTGCTGGTCCTGTCCGTCCTGGTCGCGCCGGTAGGAGCGCAAGCCGACGCGAAAGCTCAAGCCGTCACCGTGCACGGGCTGAAGGGGGAGTACTTCCGGATGTCCGCCCCGGGGGCTCGGGACTTCACCGACCTGGGTGGGATCTCGCTGGACCCGAACATCGACCTGTCCGACCTGACCGGCACGTTTCAGTCGTTCCTCGGGCGGACCGAGAACACCACCGCGCGCTGGACCGGCAAGCTGACCGCGCCGGCGACCGGGGACTACACGTTCTACCTGATCGGCGACAACGGGTTCCGGTTCTACCTGGACGGGCAGCCGGTGATCGACCACTGGGTCGGTGACTGGGACGTCGAGCAGACCAGCCAGACCGTGCACCTGACCGCGGGCGAGGCCCACGACGTGCGCGTGGAGATGTTCCAGGACGTCGGCGGGGCGAATCTGTTCCTGCGCTGGTCGGGGGCCGGGCTCTCGAAGCAGATCGTCCCGGAGAGCGCTTTCACGCCGCCGGACGGGTTCCAGGTCTTCCCGGCGAGCTTCGAGGTCGGGGCGGACGGGCGCAAGCTGGTCGCCACCTTCGACGCGCCGGTCACCGCGAGCACCACCGCGGCGCACCTGGTGATCGAGGCGGACACCACGCCGATGCCGATCTCGTCGATCAAGGCGAGCGGGACCAGGCTGACCGTCACCCTGGCCGAGCCGATCCAGGCCGGGCAGAAGGTGCGGGTCAACTACGACGGCGCGGGCGGCCTGGCGGTCGGCGGCGAGACCGTCCCGCAGATCATCCGCTCGGCGACCAACGCGTCCACGCACCGGCTGACCACGCCGTGGGGCGACAAGGTCGACACCCGGCACCCGCTGCCGGAGTACCCGCGCCCGCAGCTGACCCGCGACGACTGGCTGAACCTGAACGGCCCGTGGGAGTTCGCCGGCGCCACCGCCGGTGAGCAGCCGGTCTTCGGCAAGAAGCTGGGCGAGCGGATCATCGTGCCGTTCCCGGTCGAGTCGCAGCTGTCCGGGATCGAGCGCCGCGAGTCGCACATGTTCTACCGCAAGCTGGTGACCGTCCCGAAGGGCTGGAAGGACCGGGTCAAGCTCAACTTCGGCGCGGTCGACTACCAGGCCAAGGTGTACGTCAACGGCACCCTGGTCACCGAGCACACCGGCGGCTACACCGCGTTCACCGCGGACATCACCGGCGCGCTGCGGGGCCACGGGCCGCAGGAGATCCTGGTCGAGGTCACCGACCTGACCGGTCCGGATCAGCCGAAGGGCAAGCAGTCGCTGAACCCGGGCGGCATCGTCTACACCCCGTCGTCGGGCATCTGGCAGACGGTCTGGCTGGAGCCGGTCGCGGCGGTCGCGGTGGACGAGATCGTCACCACGCCGGACCTGGCGGCGAACGCGCTGCACGTGACCGTGAAGTCGGCGTCCGCCAAGGCCGGCACGAAGGTCACCGCCGTCGCGCGGGACAAGAAGGGCCGCAAGGTCGGCACGGTGACCGGTGTCGTCGGGGCGGAGCTGAGCCTGCCGATCGCCAAGCCGCACCTCTGGACGCCGGACGACCCCTACCTGTACGACCTGGACGTCACGCTGGGGCGGGACTCCGTCGGCGGCTACTTCGGGATGCGGTCCATCGCCGTACAAAAGGTGGCGGGTTTTCCGAAGTTGGTGTTGAACGGCAAACCGATCTTCTCGCTCGCCACCCTGGACCAGGGGTTCTTCCCGGACGGGCTGTACACCGCGCCGAGTGACGCGGCGCTGAGGTTCGACCTGGTGGAGACGAAGAAGCTCGGCTTCAACGCGGTCCGCAAGCACATCAAGGTCGAGCCGGCCCGCTGGTACCGGCACGCCGACGAGCTGGGTCTGCTGGTCTGGCAGGACTTCGTGTCGGCCGACATCACCGGCACGGCGGGTCAGCAGGCCTGGTTCAGCCAGGGCCGGGAGATGATGAACCAGCTGCACAACTCGCCGTCGGTGATCGGCTGGGTGGTGTTCAACGAGGGCTGGGGCGAGTGGGACCGGACCACCACCGGTCAGCTCGCCGAGCAGGTCAAGGCGGCCGACCCGACCCGGATCGTGAACGCGCACAGCGGCGTCAACTGCTGCTCGTCGAAGGGTGACTCCGGCAAGGGCGACGTGATCGACCACCACGACTACAACAACACCGACCCGGCCTACCCGGACGCGACCCGGGTCGCGATGGACGGCGAGCACGGCGGCTTCACCCTGCGCACCCCCGGGCACATGTGGCCGGGCACGCCCGCGGTGATCTACAGCGGCGTGGCCGACAAGGCGGCGCTGACCGCCAAGTACGTCGACAACACCGAGCGCTTCTACCTGGAGGCGGCCGGGGCCGAGCTGTCCGGATCGGTCTACACCCAGATCACCGATCTGGAGACCGAGCTCAACGGCCTGTGGACCTACGACCGGCGACAGATCAAGGTCGACCCCGCGGCCGTACGGGCGGTCAATCAGCGCGTCATCGCGGCGGGTGCCGCAGCCGCGCTGAAGCCGCCGCCGCCCGGTCACGGCGACTGGGCTCTGGACGAGAACACCGGCACGGTCGCGCACGACAGCGGCGGGGCCAGCGACCTGACCCTGGCCGGGAACGCCACCTGGGCGCCGGGCGTGTCCGGCTCCGCGCTGAAGTTCGACGGTGACGGCGACTACGCGGACACCACCGCGCCGGTCGTCGACACCACCGGCGACTACACGATCACCGCCTGGGTCACCCTGGACAAGCTGCCCGGCAACTACGCGACCGTGGTCAGCCAGGACGGCCGGGTCACCGAGAACCCGTTCTACCTGCAGTACGGGCAGGGCGCGTTCGCGTTCAGCACGCCGGGCGGCAACCGGGCCCGGCAGGTGGTCACCCCCGACCTGAACCGCTGGTACCAGCTGGCCGGGGTCCGGGACCACGCCACCGGTGAGGTCCGGCTCTACGTGGACGGCAAGCGGGTCGCGGCCACCACCGCGGGACCGGATGTGATCAGCACCGGGCCGCTGTCGGTCGGGCGGGCGAAGTACGCCGGCAACAAGACCGACTACTGGTCCGGCGGCATCGACCAGGTGCACGCCTTCGGGCGGGCCCTGACCGACGCGGAGATCGGCTCGCTCTACGCGGCCGAGTTGCACTGA
- a CDS encoding GNAT family N-acetyltransferase, with amino-acid sequence MGQPTLRSERLLLVPLADRHFDLEVDLDADAEVLKYIWGRARTRDEVVSSHVERMTLGTKVDGLGFWMAFGSDGGRRDSGLPESETEGEFVGLMMLPPAHGDDQPDDPTVAELGYRLARKYWRQGLASEASRVLLRHAFDTVGQSRVYAQTMAVNTGSRGVMETIGMRYLRTFHPLWDDPLPGSEAGEVEYEMTRAMWEARRGTL; translated from the coding sequence ATGGGTCAACCCACGTTGCGGAGTGAGCGGCTGCTTCTCGTCCCGCTCGCGGACCGGCATTTCGACCTCGAGGTCGACCTGGACGCGGACGCCGAGGTACTCAAGTACATCTGGGGCCGGGCCCGGACCAGGGACGAGGTGGTCTCGTCCCACGTCGAGCGAATGACGCTCGGCACCAAAGTGGACGGCCTCGGCTTCTGGATGGCGTTCGGGTCAGACGGCGGCCGCCGCGACTCCGGCCTGCCGGAGAGCGAGACCGAGGGCGAGTTCGTCGGCCTGATGATGTTGCCGCCGGCGCACGGGGACGACCAGCCGGACGATCCGACCGTGGCCGAGCTGGGCTACCGGCTGGCGCGAAAATACTGGCGCCAGGGCCTGGCCAGCGAGGCCTCACGGGTACTGCTACGGCACGCATTCGACACCGTCGGGCAGAGCCGGGTCTACGCGCAGACCATGGCGGTGAACACCGGCTCGCGCGGAGTGATGGAGACCATCGGGATGCGGTACCTCCGGACGTTCCACCCACTCTGGGACGACCCGCTGCCGGGAAGCGAGGCCGGCGAGGTGGAATACGAGATGACCCGCGCGATGTGGGAGGCCCGGCGCGGGACGCTGTAG
- the uppS gene encoding polyprenyl diphosphate synthase produces the protein MLRTVKAAAYALYARRLRARLAGATLPRHVAMVMDGNRRWARQMGFDDPRVGHRYGAEHLGEVLGWCREIGVRHVTVFIASVDNVTKRDAGEVDNLMRMIEQVVAARLSRPGSRWQVHLAGRLDVLPDSTRHALKLAEEATRDSGADSHVTIAIGYDGRDEIVNAVRSLLESETAAGHGVDDIAQRLTADRIAEHLYTHGQPDPDLVIRTSGEQRMSGFLLWQAAYSELHFCDVYWPGFRKVDFLRALRSYAARHRRFGA, from the coding sequence ATGCTGAGGACCGTCAAGGCCGCCGCCTACGCCCTGTATGCCCGTCGCCTCCGGGCCCGGCTCGCCGGTGCCACGCTCCCCCGCCACGTCGCGATGGTGATGGACGGGAACCGGCGCTGGGCTCGGCAGATGGGCTTCGACGACCCGCGGGTGGGGCACCGTTACGGCGCCGAGCATCTGGGCGAGGTGCTCGGCTGGTGCCGGGAGATCGGCGTCCGGCACGTCACGGTCTTCATCGCCTCGGTCGACAACGTGACCAAACGGGACGCCGGCGAGGTCGACAACCTGATGCGGATGATCGAGCAGGTGGTCGCCGCACGGCTGAGCCGGCCGGGCAGCCGGTGGCAGGTTCACCTCGCCGGCCGCCTGGACGTGCTGCCGGACTCGACGCGGCACGCGCTGAAGCTGGCCGAGGAGGCGACCCGGGACAGCGGCGCGGACTCCCATGTCACGATCGCGATCGGTTACGACGGCCGCGACGAGATCGTGAACGCGGTCCGCTCCCTGCTGGAGTCCGAGACGGCCGCCGGGCACGGTGTCGACGACATCGCGCAGCGGCTGACCGCCGACCGGATCGCGGAGCACCTTTACACCCACGGCCAGCCCGATCCGGACCTGGTCATCCGCACCAGCGGGGAGCAGCGCATGTCCGGCTTCCTGCTGTGGCAGGCCGCCTACTCGGAGCTGCACTTCTGCGACGTGTACTGGCCCGGCTTCCGCAAGGTCGACTTCCTGCGGGCCCTGCGCTCCTACGCCGCCCGCCACCGCCGCTTCGGCGCATGA
- a CDS encoding PrsW family intramembrane metalloprotease, giving the protein MTSPTLSREAAIERTGWGNRFHPWQPRNACFWVYVAVVGYGSWYAFGLVNSQVRVYGPALAAASAIFAVYGLLFWWFTARIDRYSRQPVGLGVAAFVWGAFGATWTIAINGNSSLMNLYQKLFGQDFALDWGAGLTAPFFEELGKGAGVLLLLYLAPKVVRTAYDGFILGAFCGLGFEILEDILYALQSAPEQFGSHQLRTSLSTVLLRLLTGFSSHILYSAVFGAGLIYLLGTPGQRRRPARGVLLMLLAMLLHFLWDSTSALAQGNGTVLLALLIGITLLAFAIVTAVFQITVRPEREAMRAVVAPEVASGVLTPEEADALSGGWRQRRRYRAGAGAGAGAGAGAGAVGGGGRRRGAKGGGGSAERRRRRHRLEAAHDLADQLAAAGGQETDRVRFTRAELARYALR; this is encoded by the coding sequence ATGACGTCGCCCACGCTCTCCCGGGAAGCCGCCATCGAGCGGACCGGCTGGGGCAACCGCTTCCACCCGTGGCAGCCGCGCAACGCCTGCTTCTGGGTCTACGTGGCCGTGGTCGGCTACGGCTCCTGGTATGCGTTCGGCCTGGTCAACTCCCAGGTCCGGGTCTACGGTCCGGCTCTGGCCGCGGCCAGCGCGATCTTCGCGGTGTACGGCCTGCTGTTCTGGTGGTTCACCGCCCGCATCGACCGGTATTCCCGCCAGCCGGTCGGGCTCGGCGTGGCCGCGTTCGTCTGGGGCGCGTTCGGAGCGACCTGGACGATCGCGATCAACGGCAACAGCAGCCTGATGAACCTCTACCAGAAACTGTTCGGTCAGGACTTCGCCCTCGACTGGGGCGCGGGCCTGACCGCGCCGTTCTTCGAGGAGCTGGGCAAGGGCGCTGGCGTCCTGCTGCTGCTCTACCTGGCCCCGAAGGTGGTCCGCACCGCCTACGACGGGTTCATCCTCGGCGCGTTCTGCGGGCTCGGCTTCGAGATCCTCGAGGACATTCTGTACGCGTTGCAGTCCGCCCCCGAGCAGTTCGGCTCGCACCAGCTGCGGACCAGCCTCAGCACGGTCCTGCTGCGGCTGCTGACCGGCTTCTCCTCGCACATCCTGTACTCCGCGGTCTTCGGCGCCGGCCTGATCTACCTGCTCGGCACGCCCGGGCAGCGGCGCCGTCCGGCCCGTGGCGTGCTCCTGATGCTGCTCGCCATGCTGTTGCACTTCCTGTGGGACTCGACCAGCGCGTTGGCCCAGGGCAACGGGACCGTTCTGCTCGCGCTGCTGATCGGGATCACGCTGCTGGCGTTCGCGATCGTGACCGCGGTCTTCCAGATCACCGTGCGGCCGGAGCGCGAGGCGATGCGGGCGGTGGTGGCGCCCGAGGTGGCCTCCGGTGTGCTCACCCCGGAAGAGGCGGATGCCCTGTCCGGGGGCTGGCGACAGCGCCGCCGATACCGTGCTGGTGCTGGTGCTGGTGCTGGTGCTGGTGCTGGTGCTGGTGCCGTGGGCGGCGGCGGTCGCCGTCGCGGGGCCAAGGGCGGTGGCGGTTCGGCTGAGCGGCGTCGTCGGCGGCATCGGCTGGAGGCTGCTCACGATCTGGCCGACCAGTTGGCCGCGGCCGGTGGCCAGGAGACCGATCGGGTCCGTTTCACTCGTGCTGAGCTGGCCCGCTATGCGCTGCGATGA
- a CDS encoding FAD-dependent monooxygenase gives MKSALISGASVAGPALAWFLRRDGWEVTVVERAPGPRDSGYAVDFRGAALAVLDEMGILDEVRDHEIRMRGTTLLDQSGLTVGELPASAFGGELEVPKSALTRILHRVAGVEPLFDDTITALTQHDDRVTVAFERAPTRDFDLVLGADGVHSAVRRLAFPGIDPILHLGMSGAGFTSANEFGLDHRGLLQAGPGRAVYAFSAGDPARMTVSLSFASTAADSFPDRAAQEAAVRTAFADHPWPAVPRLLADMATAEDFYFASTSQVHLDSWSVGRVALLGDAGYCSAPTSGMGTSQALLAASVLARCLVEAGGDHAVAFERYERELRPYVTENQRSGREAVAGFGGVVADAPEVTQSNLATIDQ, from the coding sequence ATGAAGAGCGCACTGATCTCCGGCGCCAGCGTCGCCGGACCTGCCCTGGCCTGGTTCCTGCGGCGTGACGGATGGGAGGTGACCGTCGTCGAGCGGGCGCCCGGCCCACGCGACAGCGGTTACGCGGTCGACTTCCGCGGCGCCGCGCTCGCGGTGCTCGACGAGATGGGCATCCTGGACGAGGTCCGCGACCACGAGATCCGGATGCGGGGCACGACCCTGCTGGACCAGTCCGGCCTGACCGTCGGGGAGCTGCCCGCCTCCGCGTTCGGCGGCGAGCTCGAGGTCCCCAAGAGCGCGCTGACCCGGATCCTGCACCGGGTGGCCGGCGTGGAGCCGCTGTTCGACGACACCATCACTGCTCTTACCCAGCACGACGATCGGGTGACGGTCGCGTTCGAGCGCGCGCCGACCCGGGACTTCGACCTGGTCCTCGGCGCCGACGGCGTGCATTCCGCGGTGCGCCGGCTCGCGTTTCCCGGCATCGACCCGATCCTGCACCTCGGCATGTCCGGTGCGGGCTTCACCAGCGCCAACGAGTTCGGCCTCGACCATCGCGGGCTGCTGCAGGCCGGGCCGGGGCGCGCCGTCTACGCGTTCTCGGCCGGCGACCCGGCGCGGATGACGGTGAGCCTGTCGTTCGCGAGCACGGCCGCCGACTCCTTCCCGGACCGTGCCGCACAGGAGGCCGCCGTGCGCACCGCGTTCGCCGACCATCCGTGGCCGGCCGTGCCCCGCCTGCTCGCCGACATGGCGACCGCGGAGGACTTCTACTTCGCCTCCACCAGCCAGGTCCACCTGGACTCGTGGTCCGTCGGCCGGGTCGCGCTGCTCGGCGACGCGGGCTACTGCTCCGCACCGACCAGCGGCATGGGCACGTCGCAGGCCCTGCTGGCCGCGTCCGTCCTGGCCCGCTGCCTGGTGGAGGCCGGCGGCGACCACGCGGTCGCCTTCGAGAGGTATGAGCGGGAGCTGCGTCCCTATGTCACCGAGAACCAGAGGAGCGGGCGGGAGGCCGTCGCCGGCTTCGGGGGCGTGGTCGCCGACGCTCCGGAGGTGACGCAGAGCAACCTGGCGACCATCGATCAGTAG
- a CDS encoding TetR/AcrR family transcriptional regulator has translation MGNRDALIEAAKQCLTDRGWARTTVRDIAFTAGVNHAAIGYHFGSRESLLIYALVEAVEELSDTVADKARDGTPEERWQALIDTFGTHRALWIAQLEAAVQAEHSPELRERLAAAQRQGREGLGGSVPLAVLSGLMMQWLIDPDHAPDGAQVVRELRAHATEV, from the coding sequence GTGGGAAATCGGGATGCCCTCATCGAAGCGGCGAAGCAGTGCCTGACCGACCGAGGCTGGGCGCGCACCACCGTGCGCGACATCGCCTTCACGGCCGGCGTCAACCATGCCGCGATCGGCTATCACTTCGGCTCGCGCGAGTCGCTGCTGATCTACGCGCTGGTCGAGGCGGTCGAGGAGCTGTCGGACACGGTCGCCGACAAGGCCCGCGACGGGACACCGGAGGAGCGCTGGCAGGCGTTGATCGACACGTTCGGCACCCATCGCGCGCTGTGGATCGCCCAGCTCGAGGCCGCGGTGCAGGCCGAGCACTCCCCCGAGCTGCGCGAGCGACTCGCCGCCGCCCAGCGCCAGGGCCGGGAGGGTCTCGGCGGGTCGGTCCCCCTCGCCGTCCTCTCCGGCCTGATGATGCAGTGGCTGATCGATCCCGACCATGCTCCCGACGGCGCGCAGGTGGTCCGCGAGCTGCGCGCCCACGCCACGGAGGTGTGA
- a CDS encoding phosphotransferase family protein — translation MPDVRGALATALPGYVVESVSLLGEGLDNTAFEINNELIVRFSRSPDPERTDREARLLTLLHRISPLPVPEPIIVPGEHWLAYRKLPGTPLLNLAAPPHPAKIAATLRDFLRALHAVPADQVAGLVDTDDQSPREWRSDAAEIYSVVAKHVPSLFRRRIEAFLNAEPPPATSRLAFSHNDLGIEHVLVDPRTGAVTGIIDWSDAALVDPAYDYGLLFRDLGPVALPPDDDIEPGIRERAVFFARCSVLEDLAYGVETGRQRYTDKSLAALSWLFPATEPSGGQPEGGAR, via the coding sequence ATGCCCGACGTCCGCGGCGCGCTGGCCACCGCCCTGCCCGGCTATGTGGTGGAGTCCGTGTCACTGCTCGGCGAGGGGCTCGACAACACCGCTTTTGAGATCAACAACGAATTGATCGTACGATTCAGCAGGTCCCCTGATCCGGAACGGACAGACCGGGAAGCGCGCCTGCTGACGTTGCTGCACCGGATCTCACCGCTGCCGGTCCCGGAGCCGATCATCGTGCCCGGCGAGCACTGGCTGGCCTACCGCAAGCTCCCCGGCACCCCCCTGCTCAATCTGGCGGCGCCCCCGCACCCGGCGAAGATCGCCGCCACGCTCCGCGACTTCCTCCGGGCCCTGCACGCGGTGCCCGCCGACCAGGTCGCCGGCCTCGTCGACACCGATGATCAGTCACCGCGGGAGTGGCGGAGCGACGCCGCCGAGATCTACTCGGTCGTCGCCAAGCACGTGCCGTCGCTGTTCCGCCGCCGCATCGAGGCGTTCCTGAACGCCGAGCCCCCGCCGGCGACGTCCCGGCTCGCGTTCTCGCACAACGACCTGGGCATCGAGCACGTCCTCGTCGACCCGCGCACCGGGGCGGTCACCGGCATCATCGACTGGAGCGACGCCGCCCTGGTCGACCCGGCCTACGACTACGGCCTGCTGTTCCGCGACCTCGGCCCGGTGGCCCTGCCCCCGGACGACGACATCGAGCCCGGGATCCGTGAGCGCGCCGTCTTCTTCGCACGATGCAGCGTGCTGGAGGACTTGGCATACGGGGTGGAGACCGGCCGGCAAAGGTATACCGACAAGTCCCTTGCCGCCCTGAGCTGGCTCTTCCCCGCCACGGAGCCCTCGGGCGGGCAACCAGAGGGCGGCGCGCGATGA
- a CDS encoding LacI family DNA-binding transcriptional regulator — MKRVAPPTQVTATGNDQASPPEPETVTPVQGGATTGDRVSKQATPQIRDVAAAAGVSHQTVSRVLNNSPNVRPDTRQQVLDAMERLRYRPNRSARALGLGRANAVTVVTANTTLYGYAGVLQGVEEAGRLLGLTVGVRVVESEAAGDVRHAVEYVTDPSCGNVIVVAFDPAGSGVLRAMPEGVPMVAATEAGGLPGVDRRMIYLDERQAAADATRHLLDLGHRTVHHVAIPSEIRDSARQSGWRVALEQAGAEIPEVVQAGWDLASAHRAGQLLAANPLVTAVLCGNDDTALAVRRALHEAGRDVPGDVSIVGFDDVPGAAYWTPALTTVRMDFAGLGRACVAALAHATTPTRLDPPSLIIRESTAPPPDESRPR, encoded by the coding sequence ATGAAGCGAGTCGCGCCGCCGACCCAGGTCACGGCAACCGGCAACGACCAGGCCTCCCCGCCAGAGCCGGAGACCGTGACCCCGGTCCAGGGCGGGGCCACGACCGGCGACCGGGTGTCGAAGCAGGCAACGCCGCAGATCCGGGACGTGGCGGCGGCCGCCGGGGTGTCACACCAGACCGTGTCCCGGGTGCTGAACAACTCGCCGAACGTGCGACCGGACACCCGGCAGCAGGTGCTCGACGCGATGGAGCGGCTGCGGTACCGGCCGAACCGGTCGGCCCGCGCGCTGGGCCTGGGGCGGGCGAACGCGGTCACGGTGGTGACGGCGAATACCACGCTGTACGGGTATGCGGGGGTGCTGCAGGGCGTCGAGGAGGCCGGCCGGCTGCTCGGTCTGACCGTCGGGGTCCGGGTGGTCGAGTCGGAGGCGGCCGGCGACGTGCGGCACGCGGTGGAGTACGTGACCGATCCGAGCTGTGGAAACGTGATCGTGGTGGCGTTCGACCCGGCGGGTTCCGGGGTGTTGCGGGCGATGCCGGAGGGCGTGCCGATGGTGGCCGCCACCGAGGCGGGCGGGCTGCCCGGCGTCGATCGGCGGATGATCTACCTGGACGAGCGGCAGGCCGCGGCCGACGCCACCCGGCATCTGCTCGACCTCGGGCACCGGACCGTCCATCATGTGGCCATCCCGTCCGAGATCCGGGACAGCGCCCGGCAGAGCGGCTGGCGGGTGGCCCTGGAGCAGGCCGGGGCGGAGATCCCCGAGGTGGTCCAAGCCGGCTGGGACCTGGCGTCCGCTCATCGAGCCGGTCAGCTCCTGGCGGCAAACCCGCTGGTCACCGCGGTCCTCTGCGGCAACGATGACACGGCGCTGGCGGTGCGGCGCGCGCTGCACGAGGCGGGCCGTGACGTTCCGGGCGACGTCAGCATCGTCGGCTTCGACGACGTTCCGGGCGCGGCCTACTGGACGCCGGCCCTGACGACGGTCCGGATGGACTTCGCCGGCCTCGGCCGCGCCTGCGTCGCCGCCCTGGCCCACGCCACCACCCCGACGCGCCTGGACCCACCAAGCCTGATCATCCGCGAGTCCACAGCACCCCCGCCCGACGAATCACGACCCAGATGA